Genomic window (Vulpes lagopus strain Blue_001 chromosome 6, ASM1834538v1, whole genome shotgun sequence):
gtgagagagcaccCGCACAACCAAGGGGAGGAGCACAGGAAGaaagactctccagcagactccccctCTGATCCCAGGTGGGGCCCTAGGGCTGGACctcagaccctgagattatgacctgagtggaaaccaagagtccgttgcttaaccaacagagccacccaggtgcttcctattgatacatttatttagaaattaatctTAAGGCACACAAGTTGTGAAAGACAAGAGGAATTCCTTTCTTGTTATCAGTTCAATTGGTCAGTGAGCAATTATAAATTGGTCAATGAGCaattataaatctaaaaatcagTAGTGTTTTTTAATGTGATTGCTAGCGTACtctaatggcatttaaaaaacaagtttgaggggaaaaatcttttcaacaagtgCTGCTGGGACTATttgatatccacatgcaaaaaaatgaaggcGGACCCCTACCTCATGACAGTAAGaaactaactcaaaatagatcatagatcTACATGTAAAACTAGAATTACAAAACTCTTAgggaaaaaataggagaaaacctTTGTAAATATAGATGAGATGATGGTTTCTTAggtataacaccaaaagcacaagcaacaaaagaaaaactaggtAAATTAGACTTTATAAAAATTCCGAAGTTTTCTGCTTCTAAGTTTTCCGTTTcattaagaaactgaaaagacaacCTGCAACccacagaaaaagcaaaaatttttggTAAATCATATGTCTAATAAGGGACTTGGATCCAaagtatagaaagaaagaaagaaagaaagaaagaaagaaagaaagaaagaaagaaagaagaaagaaaaagaaagaaaagaaaaagaaagaaaaaaagtatataaagaactcttataactcaataaaaagacaaataaccagtttaaaaaaataactgagggTATTAGatgtttctccagagaagatatataaatggccaataggcacacgaagagatgctcaatatcattagccatgagggaaatgcaaatcaaaaccacaaagaggtaccacttcacactcactaggatggctaaaataaaaaagactaacaataacaagtattggtaaggatgtagagaaactggaacatTGTGAATGAGATTGTAAAATGGTGTGGCTACTTTGGAAAAGTCTGGAGGCTCCCCAAAATGTTAAACGTGAAGTTACCATAGGTCCCAGTAATTCTACTCCCAGGTATATGcggcaaagaaatgaaaatatatgtttacaCAAATATTTGTACGTGAATGCTTatggcaacattattcataatagccaaaaagtgcgCACAGCTGAAAGGCCCATCAACtaatgaacggataaagaaaatgtagtgtatCTATGCAACCAAATATTATTTCAccatagaaaaagaatgaagtactgacatatagtacaatgtggatgaaccttgaaaatgttatgctaagtgaaagaagccagtcaccaaagattatgtattatatgattccattcatatggaATGTCCACAACAGGAAAATCCACCCAGATtaatggttaccaggggctgagaGGAGGTGGGAATGCGGAGTGCTTATAATGGTTATGGGGTTTTCTTTTGGGAGTCATAAAAGTGTTctagaattagatagtggtgacaTATTCACTGTGCACAActgtgaatatatgaaaaaattctgAATAGTACACTTTAAAGgggtaaattttatgatatgtgactAATATTTCAATATAGCTGttacttaaaaaacataattgaaagATCCTTGTTGTCTTCCTCATTGCCTGCAGAATAAAATTCCAACTGTAGGATTGTATACAAGGCTCACAAGAGCTGGTATCTCCTATCACCCCATCTTCATTCCTACCAAGTCTAGGGGCTCCAGTTATAGCAAACTACATGGGTTTCTTATGCCTTACACTGCTGGGGCTTTGTATGTTCAGTTCCCTCTGCTTAAATGCTCTTTCCCTATCTGCCTAGTGAACTCACACTTGTCCCTTTGGACCCAAACCACTCCAGACTGAGCTGGTGGCCCTCCTTTGTGCTCCCAACCCATCCTGTGCATATGCCACTGGAGCATGGACGCAATTGTTCCATAGACATTGGCTTCCTAGATGTAGTGTCACAGAACTGAACTCCCTTCAAGGCAcgaattatgttatttttatctctGCATTCTCAGGTTCTAGCaaaggtacttaataaatgaaacaaaagagtGAGTGACTGAGTAAGCTTTTGTCGTTCTTGATTTAGTTTTTTTTCGCCTGCCTACTCTTATTCATGTCTTATATATAGTTTTTGTATGTAATGCTTTTCATGTCTCTATGATTTCTATGATTTGAAACTCTACAGCTTttggggcacccggctggctcaattaatagagcatatgactcttggtctcagggttgaagtttgagccccacatcgggtgtggagattatttaaagataaaataaataaaaatctacagctttcataataaaatatgctAAACAAAAGATGTCCACCTTAAATAAATTACCAGCAAGTCTCTTTTCTCAGATGTTGCTTTTATATGGGTTGTATAATTTCGGTAACCAGTTGCTACTTATTATCATAATTTGATTAATAGCAAATCACTGATAGGTGGATCTGTGACGTGTCTGTGAGTTAATAAATTGAAACTAGCAGTGCGCCTGGGTCAcacagtccattaagcatccagctcttgattctggctcatgtgatgatctcagggtcaggggatcgagccccacattgggcgccAAAAGGATTCTCTTgagattctcctccctctccctctgtccctcctcccatgcatgtgcatgctgtcgctcactcgctcgctctctcaaataaataaatctttaaaaaatatatttttaaaataagtaaataaactgaaACCAGCATCTGTAAATAGAGTTTGCAACTGTTTCAAACAACATTTCACTACTTCCTGCACTTCACTGTTGCGACTCTCTACCTCATTGCCTTGTCATGTAACATAAACTGCTAAGTTCCTTTATTGTGAGATCATGCTCTTAAGTTAGAAAGAACTAGAAATGAGGCAGGTAAGACCCAAAGTGAGTTTTGTGGATCAGAGAGTGATTCACAAAGATCAGACTCTGACACATCTCCcactatgtttattttcttgttttaagttCCAACttgaatttagaaaaatacatgaCTTGCCTCCTTACCAGTCTTTTAGCTCAGGCGTGGGTTACATATGTCAGAATAAAGAAGGCATGTGGGTAGAAAGGTACATTTTGAAGTGGCAAATGTCTTTACGCTTACATTTGTCTTTGTCAGGAAATAGCTGTGGGAGCTGAGTGTGATGTGTCTTGACAGTGAGTGGGGCTAGAATAGAATGCTTCTGCATAATCTTCCAGATTCATTGGTTTCGACAGGACTTGAAAAACGATTCTAAACTTTTACATGCCACAGAAACTCCGATTAATTTGTTTCTTGGGAGAATATGCGTTAGGAGATGTCcacttttctaattttctaagtATACTGAATAAACAAACTTAAACTGAGGCTTACAGACCAATACCCATGAGGCCTGGGAGGCCTTGCTTCATGACTGTTGCCCATGAATTGATGTAGGGGAGGAAAAcatctcctttctccccttctaAATTCTTTGGCTGGCCTACTAATTAAATGGACATAAAACaggttaacaagagaaaaacaaatttaatttcatacatGGGAGCTCATAGAAATGTGAAACTCAGAGCAGGCAGCTTTATCccttttaaacaaagaaatgataaatatgtgagGAATTACTGAGACAAAGAGGTCTGATTGAGCTTGAAGTAGGAACAAGGGCTGTTTATACAGCTTTCTTGGCCCTGAATTCCCTATCTCTGGTGATAGGGATGTCTCTACCTCCCGGTACAGGAAGAgtacctttcacatgggagatgTATTTCCTTATCTCAAGGGGACAAAGGATGATCAGAGTGTTTTGTTTGCACTGGatgtttcttaagtaactttaacttaaaataatcaatatgccaaaatGGCATATTTAGGGGCAGCCAGCCCTGAACCCTATCATTGGTAAAACCATGCTCTCATCTGCACTCCATGCTGGTGCTAACTGGCCATTAGGGCTCCTATTCCTGGATGGGAAGGAGCTTTACATACTGCATCTCACCTGATCCTCACCATAATTCTGAGAGGGAGGAGGTAACATAATTCCCTTTTTACGCATGAAGAAACAGCCTTAGAGTAGTTAAGTAAATGGCCTAAGACTGTGCCACTATTGTGTGTCAGAGCAGAGATGCTATTCAGATCCATCCTCTGTGAGGTTACTCTTAGTCCTAATGCTTGTGCGTTGCTGCCATCCACGTGTGATCCAGCAAGTGGAAAATTCTAGCTTAGATGTGAGTTCTAGTACTGGACTGATTTGGGTCCTTCTGTCCCACCTGTTCATTATTTGTTTGGGCTTGAAATTGCCAAAGGGAACAGATGTGGTGTGGTAGGTAGAATAATGGCcccggtttaaaaaaaaaaaaaaattcaactatgtttgaagatctaattggctttattaactGATACATGAATCGAGGAGCATCCCTCTAGCAAGTAGAGAGGAGTTGTACAAAGTGGAAGGTTTTTACAGAGGAAAGTGGGGCAAGAGAGCTATTAGCCAAAGAAAGGCGTGTTTCAGGTTAGGACATCTTCTTTGGGAAGCAAGTGCACAGCAAGATTTGTATCATGCAGACTACCTCACTGCTGATCAGAACGTTTCAGTTTGACTTTTAGAAGGTCacattctggggtgcctgggtggctcagtcggttaaccatttgccttcagcccaggtcatgatcccacgtcCAGCCCCACGTCCAGCCCCAtgtccagccccacgttgggctccccactgtcaggctcccagctctgcGGGGgaaactgtttctccctctctatctgcctgccactccttctgcttgtgctctgtctctgtgtcaaataaataaaatcttttataaaaacaaaaggtcACATTCCTGGGATAGGTGGAAACTgtaattaagtcttggtttgctgtcaTGGGGATTAGGGAGCCAAATGATTCCATTTGgggcttgtttctttttttttaacatccccAGAAAATGCCCCTGTCTTAAGTCCCAGAACTGGTGACTTTCTTGCCTTACACAGCAAGAAAGACTGCAGATGTGATTAATGATTTTGAGCTGGGAAATTATCCTAATTATCCAGTGGGTTCAAAATAATCACAATgaagtaaaagtaaaagagggagtaaaagagggaggcaggagagaaatcAGAGATGTGATGACTGAAGCTGTCTGGGAGCCACAAACCAAtgaatgtgggcagcctctagacgctggaaaaggcaaagaaatggattctccttCTGTAGCCTCCAAAAGTAAGTAGAGCTGCCATCACCTTGATTTTAGTCCCACGGGATTCCTTTCTGACTTCTGACCTCTGGGACTGTAAGACAATAAACTTgtatgttttaagccactaaattcgTGGTAATTTGTTACTTACAGCAGCGATAGGAAACTAACACACATTGATGTAGGAAAGACAGAAGGGTGCGAAgccgatggccaagaaagaattcttgtgAGGTCTtgggtgcaaaaaggtggttttactaaagcacagggacaggacccatgggcagagaGAGCTGCACCAGGGTCAAGAGGAGTGGCCCATTTTacactttcaagttgggaggggttaGGGATAGCGTAAGTCtttaaggaattttggaaacaagATTCCCAgaaccttgagggggctagctattgttgggaaaaggtcacttattaccattTAATAataccttagtcatgagacccttcagaggtatattggtgggtcatatgcttggaggatgattgctaagAGACATCTTGGGAGGTAGGGATAAAGgaagttttcaaagaatttttatatgttaaagtagacttacaggatcctgggagtccggctaagattgccttttgcccttagcaaagtattaacccTGAAGCAGCTGGGTTCTGGGAAGAATGTCACTCTgcttgtttcaaggacttgtcaatgggctgtaagtagtaaggaaatttaatcattttttttccacctttgttTACCACACCACACATGATGTCCGACATTCAGATCCCTCCACTACACAGGGGCCCGAATTCATGCAGCAATTCTTGGTAATGCAATCCCTTTACCAAGTGGTGGGAGGTTCTGGTTACAAATAACAGGTATGAAGAGCACGtgagtggctccgtggttgagcgtctgcctttggctcaggttataattctggggtcctgggattgagtcacacctcaggctccccacagggagcctgcttctccctctccctgtgtctctgtctctctctgtgtgtgtgtctctcatgaataaataaataaaatattaaaaaaaaaaaaaaaagagctgttgCTACTGGCCCTGAGGTTCTAAGCGCCAGCCTCACAGGGCACATAGACCTCACTGTCTTCAAAAGtttcttctgtgttctctttATAGCACTTGAGCATCTTAAATGTATTACCTCATTATCTGTTGAGCACCCACTATATTCCAGGTTCCAGAAATTCAAAGATTGAGCAGAACTCAGATCCTTAAGGAACTTAGAGCCTAGCCGGGTAGCAGAACACGTAAACTATTACAATACAACAAGATATGTGCAAAgacaaaaatatcttcaaaagaaGAATCTTAGTGTATGAAAAATATCAATTCTGCctgtgggtggtggtggcagcgggtggggtgagggggcttGATGAGAGTTTGACGTCATAGCTGGGGGTGACTAACATCTTTAGAGTCCCTAGTTTTGAGGGGAGACGTTTTGACACCTAATCTAGATCCCTGTGTCCCCAGCCAGATCTGGTCTCTGTCAGGATTGTAGCCTCTATGGAATCTCTCTGGTTCAAATTTCaaggctgaggagggagggagacccTGAGAGAAAGAGTCCAGGAAGGAAGCGTTCTTCATACTCAGAGCGAATGTTTGGAGCACTGGAGATCCATTCTCCATGATTTCCGTGGAACTTCAAGAGagttaaagaaagcaaaaaggatGTGTAGGCATTCAGAATAAGTAGCCCCAagatgtgccactttggcatgcaGATTATTTTAGGCTAAAAATAATCAAGGCCCAAAAGACTCAGGAAGAAATTCTGAGCTTCCCCTCTAACTGCCTAAAGGAATTTAAATAGGGGACTTACTCAAGGAACAGAGCCATCACGACAGAGAACTAGCTTAAAATATGAACTAGGTATGGTAGATAGAAAACTAGCAAGGCATATTCGATCAAAGCCCTCTCTATGTCCCATCGTTTCTGGATGGCCTggcaaacatatatatatatattatttttttaactctttccttttttcctatggattgtcttccttccctttgaagcccCAGACTCCTACCCCTTCTCCTCAATTTAGGAtgacattttggggcacctggctagctcagttgacAGAACATGTGACTCAGtctcagagttatgagttcaagccccacattggggtagagcttatttaaaataaatatttcattcctgACTTGCTTTTGGAACCTCATATATTTGGATTCCCCcatatacaaaatgaaatttgACTTTCCTCTCTGTTAACCTGTCACTTATCAGTCTGATTGTAGACCAGCCAAAAGATCTTGAAAGGCAAAGGGAAGTGTTTCTTCCCCCAATGGTTTCATGAATTGTAAAGTACCAGCTCAATATAAAGTACTTTTATCCATTTGCTTGGGACTCATGCTTATGCACTGGGAAATTTCATCTCTAAACTAAGTCGATCTTTCCGTTAAGAAAATACACACAAGTGgcatgtggctcagtggttgagcatctgcctttggctcaggtcatgatcctggggtcccgagatcgagtcaggctccccgcagggctcctgcttctccctccgcctatgactctgcctctctctctctctctctctctctctgtctctcatgaataaaatatttgaaaaaagaaaagaaaacacacaggcTGTGGACATTAAGCCAAGTCTATGTTTGCTGGGCAATACTTAACATggtacatttaaaatacattaaattttggACACAAGGTTTTATCACACAACTAGGGCATAACCCCTTCTCACTCTAATATTCCATCCCTCAATTTACTTAATCCTGAgaacatatatatacaatttccTGAGAAACAGTGGTATGGtaggaaactgaattttaaatctgGAAAggactttaaagatattttaataagagCTGTTTTACAGATGTCGGCAATGTTGAAAGCCCTTCAAAGTTATAGGGATAGGGGCAATACCAAGATTAATACCCAAGTCTCTCAATTCCCAGCCCAAAGTTCTTGCTCATGAGCTGCACATCTGGCTTAGTTTGTGGCAAGGTTTATCTGCACTTACTATTTTGCTCCCAGCAGTCTTAGGCAATAACAATTGTGCTTTTTTAGTGCAAGTCTTTTTCACAAAATAAGTTTAACTATTGATCAgagctttaaatttattttaccaattttacaaatgaggaaagagagaaatagtaAACGTTCAGGAGTAATGGTAGCATAAATCaacccaaaataataaaacactttatTAGATCTCCTTTCATTATAGATAAGTGTTTCAGTTATCATTTTTCATATAGACTCATGAAGcagtaaatatctgtgaaaattTTCATCGAAAATGTCATcgacaacaaaaaaaagaaagaaaagaaaatgtcatcaatattttttttctatgataaaCAGGATACATGTGTAAGTACAAAAAAGGTTTAGTTAGAGAAGAGCCTTGGCTCAGTTATGCAGGCtttgccagaagaggttgtgattGCCAAGAAGGAGGACTCTCTCTACCCTTGGGTCCATTTATTTGGTATCAGCTGTCACAGCTGGGGTttcatgaagaaaagagagagtgcATCCGCATCCTGTGAAGTCTAAGATACAAAAGGATAGGACCAAGGGATGTTGTTACCCAATTTCCCCCCCTTGTTACTATGCCAACCACAGACTTTGGGAAAGTGATTTTACGCTTCTGTTTATCATTTTGCTTTTGCTGAGTAATTCAGTCAACTGGGGTAACCCCctatagtatttattttcatctaaCTGGAGGAAGGAAATCTAAACAATTCACACCACGTCTTAtgtgttttccaaaaaaaaaaaaaaacaaccctcaaaaCGTTGGAATCCAGCCCCTTTCGGTGGAAACCACAGGGGACCCAAGGAAAGACACCTTGGCGCCCCAGGCCGGGAGCAGCGCCCTCGGGGAGGCAGAGTGAaagcgcccccccgccccacggCCGGCCGACGAGCGGCGCCCCGGGGCTGGAGGCGGCTCTGCAGGCCCCTGGGCCCCAGCCACCGCCGCGCAGCCGCCGGGCCTGCTGGGCGCGCGCGCCGGGGTCAGGCCGAGGAcgcgggcggggccgcgcggcggAAGGGCCGGCTCGGGGCGTGCCCACGTGACCGCCCCGCCCGCTGTCTGCAgccccccggccgccgccgccgccgcctccgcctctGCCTCTCGGGCTGCAGCTCCCGGCGTGCCCCGCACTCGCCGCTGCCCGCCCGCcagcccctccctctcttcccaccaGTGCCACAGAGCGgagcccgagccgccgccgccgcagccacAGCCGCGGGCACTATGGTAAGGCGGGCGCGCCGCCCCGGGGGACCGAGGGCCGGGACGCGTCAAGCAAAAACCCCCGCGCGGtcctgcagggccctgggagtGAGGCCGCCATTTTAGCCCGATTTGGGCCTTCAAGGCGGGGGGTTGCTGCGCTGCGGCCCCGCTGCTCTCCCTCCAGCCGGCCGGCCTACCCTCCCGCCGTCAGGCCAGGCCCTGCCGCTCTTCGGATTCCTGAGGGCGAGGAGGGCGCGGACCGGGGCTGGGGCCTGAGCCGGGCAGCGGCGTCTGGAGAGGTCGGGCGTGCCGAGCGGCGGCCCGCGGCGCGGGAGGGTCTGCAGGGCTCGTCCTGGGCGCGCTGCGTTCGCGCGGGGCTTCCTTATTTTACTGGGCGCTCGCCTCAAATTGGTACGTGCTCTAAAGAGCCCTTGCTGAATGAAGGCTTTCTGTGAAGGATCTTGCTGGCCCTGTAATAAAACCCCTAAGAGGAGATTAAGGAGGTGAGAGAacgctttttaaaataaatgccttttCGCCGTAAAAAGCTTTTACACTAGCTCCGTGAGTTTTGAAGTGTCTGCATTTGAGCTGTGAGGCAATTATGTTGTAGCCGTGGGCGGTTTGGAGTTCACACTTGATTCTCTTTCCTTATGAGGAAACGGCACTGGCTTAGgatgactttaaagaaaaaaaaaaatagtagaagcTTTAACTGAAAtccaaaagtgtttttttaaggCCAGCAGAGTTGACACAATACAGAAGGTATTTTTGCTGCTGCTCCTGAAGCTCTGACATCACCCAGTGAAATAGGAAACATTTCAGGGATGGGACAGCTTGtatttgtccctttccctctaccttccATTTACTTCAACCTCCAAAGCCCTTTCAAAAGGATGAATGGGGCAGGACGAGTTAGAATCCTTCGGTGCATCTCATATACTGATACTTAAAATGTGGCAACTCTGATTGGACTGCTTGCCTGGTAGGATGCAATTTTTGATGTCCAGATTAAAGTGAATCCGTGAATCCTCTCTAGGCAAACAGTAATTTTGGTTAAAACCAAAATACTTGTTCTgaattactgttctttttttatttcaggcTTCTGGAGTTACAGTGAATGATGAAGTCATCAAAGTTTTTAATGATATGAAAGTAAGGAAATCTTCTACACAAGAGgagatcaaaaaaagaaagaaagcagttcTCTTCTGTTTAAGCGAtgacaaaagacaaataattgtaGAGGAAGCAAAACAGATCTTGGTGGGTGACATTGGTGATACTGTAGAGGACCCCTACACATCTTTTGTGAAGTTGCTACCTCTGAATGATTGCCGATATGCTTTGTACGATGCCACATACGAAACAAAAGAGTCTAAGAAAGAAGACCTAGTATTTATATTCTGGtgtgtaaaaacaaaagaaaaagtacttttaaaatgcaAGGATTGTTATTAACATAGTCAGTTTTGCCTTCGTTTTCCTTTTAAGTGGGATTCaacaattgtttcttttttctgtaggGCTCCTGAAAGTGCACCTTTAAAAAGCAAGATGATTTATGCTAGCTCTAAAGatgccattaaaaagaaatttacaggtacaaacattaaaaatttgtGCAGAGGAATTACTCTTTCTTAATTATAATAAGATAATGggataatgtttttcctttttaggtaTTAAACATGAGTGGCAAGTAAATGGCTTGGATGATATAAAGGACCGTTCGACACTTGGAGAGAAATTGGGAGGCAACGTAGTAGTTTCACTTGAAGGAAAACCCTTATAAAATGAGATTCAAGTGCCATCTGGATCTTAAGGAGCTTCCATTTCTCCAGCTCAATCAATTTAAATAGTATtaggtggtgtttttttttttttttccccctcttcccacTGGGTCCTTCCAATACAGTGAATGAAGGAAATATCATTCATGTAAGCAGCCTATCAGTGATTGCCATTAGACTGTTTAATACTGTTAATTTTATGTAGAACCCAAGGAATGCCTTCCCATCATATTTTAGCCAAAACAACTCTTTATATGCCTCCCTTGCAGCAAGCACTACAATGAAAGTGATTGTCAATGTGAATAGCTTAGAATACTGCAAAGGGTAAGCTGATTGAATGCCTTGAAAGTATTATCCACTGGTCAGATGGTAAACtttattcagtattatttatagttGCACTTGATTGCAGTTCTGTGAGGCTCGAGCATTCATACACCTCACCTGCCTTGGCAAGCCTATTTTTGTGACATGGCAGCACAGATTTAACACTATGCATTGAAAGCACTTTTTTTGTAATGAGTTTAacctcccacccccccaaaagGAATGCCAATTAAGTTTTGTTAACTGTGTCATCAACTTATCCTAGTACCTCAGTATTCATTCCTGTTACCTGcatatcttaaaagaaatagcTGTTACtaatgcctttttgttttctattgagTGTACACTACTGAATAAGTGTAGGAGTTTATGTTTACCATGTAAGTTTTacaacactaaaaatattttgaatatcagtCATGATGGCAATTTCTGTATAAAAGAGCCTTAAATGGAACATTGTTTTTGAGATCAAACTCCCTACCCTCACAAAAATGGCCACGTTGCAATAAAAATTGTGGCATATTACAGAACGTTGCCTTGTTTTCCTTGgacattttgcaaaatgttacGTGAAGCAACTTTTAGGGTAAACAGCTACTGTTAATCTTTGCACTGgtcatttaagaatttttttgtacAACATTCATGCATGATATTTTCCAGCttgttgagtttaaaaaatattctatcctAAAGCCaactaatagaaaatattattgtTATAACGGGATACTTTTATAAgcattagtttatttatttccttatatgtTAATATGAAGATCAGAAGTTATTTTTTgcactttgaaaaatattcttcaatacCAGATTTATTCTCTGGATAAATTAGGGtagttgttttttaattcacGTTTACATTTCTAAGTAAATGACTAGTAGAAGCAGGAAGCTCTTACTGCGTATTTGGTCATAATGAAAACTTATAAAATGTCCTTCAAAGGTTAATACTTCTCATGTTTAGGAACTTTcatttcagctattatttcttaatatattttgcaaattgga
Coding sequences:
- the CFL2 gene encoding cofilin-2 isoform X1 yields the protein MASGVTVNDEVIKVFNDMKVRKSSTQEEIKKRKKAVLFCLSDDKRQIIVEEAKQILVGDIGDTVEDPYTSFVKLLPLNDCRYALYDATYETKESKKEDLVFIFWAPESAPLKSKMIYASSKDAIKKKFTGIKHEWQVNGLDDIKDRSTLGEKLGGNVVVSLEGKPL
- the CFL2 gene encoding cofilin-2 isoform X2, producing the protein MKVRKSSTQEEIKKRKKAVLFCLSDDKRQIIVEEAKQILVGDIGDTVEDPYTSFVKLLPLNDCRYALYDATYETKESKKEDLVFIFWAPESAPLKSKMIYASSKDAIKKKFTGIKHEWQVNGLDDIKDRSTLGEKLGGNVVVSLEGKPL